In Pseudomonas sp. MYb327, one DNA window encodes the following:
- a CDS encoding LysE family transporter encodes MELQTWLAFFAACWVISLSPGAGAIASMSSGLQYGFWRGYWNALGLQLGLAVQIAIVGAGVGAILTASASAFYAIKWFGVAYLVYLAIKQWRALPSDMSDDAAVRQIGKPMALVFRGFLVNISNPKALVFMLAVLPQFINPHAPLLIQYVVIGVTMICVDLIVMAGYTGLASKVLRLLRTPKQQKRMNRTFAGLFIGAAAFMATLRKAAV; translated from the coding sequence ATGGAGCTTCAAACATGGCTGGCATTTTTCGCCGCCTGCTGGGTGATCAGCCTGTCCCCCGGTGCCGGCGCCATTGCGTCGATGTCCAGTGGTCTGCAATACGGTTTCTGGCGCGGCTACTGGAACGCCTTGGGCCTGCAACTGGGCCTGGCGGTGCAAATCGCGATTGTCGGCGCCGGTGTTGGCGCCATTCTCACAGCATCGGCCAGCGCTTTTTATGCGATCAAATGGTTCGGTGTGGCGTACCTGGTTTATCTGGCGATCAAGCAGTGGCGTGCGCTGCCCAGCGACATGAGCGATGACGCCGCGGTGCGTCAGATTGGCAAACCGATGGCTTTGGTGTTTCGTGGCTTCCTGGTGAACATCAGCAACCCCAAGGCGCTGGTGTTCATGCTGGCGGTGCTCCCGCAATTCATCAATCCCCACGCGCCGCTGCTCATTCAGTATGTGGTGATCGGGGTAACGATGATCTGCGTCGACCTGATCGTCATGGCCGGTTATACCGGGCTGGCGTCGAAGGTGCTGCGCCTTTTGCGTACACCCAAGCAGCAGAAACGCATGAACCGCACGTTTGCGGGGCTGTTCATTGGCGCGGCGGCGTTCATGGCAACCTTGCGCAAAGCCGCGGTATAG
- a CDS encoding mechanosensitive ion channel family protein produces the protein MDAFKLPLPAMWVEPIWLGVQILLILLAGYIAQRFVAKCLTRLGERYPFPPQLLMPLRGGLRWLIMGSALIFVLERLGVSATVLWTALSGFVAVAAVAFFAMWSVLSNLLCAILIFTVGPFRLGDVVELVDTTDKPGVKGRVIAINLLYTTLIEAEELGTGSAMVQVPNSLFFQRSVRRWRGTDVFPSSGFEK, from the coding sequence ATGGACGCGTTCAAGCTGCCGTTACCGGCGATGTGGGTCGAGCCGATCTGGCTCGGCGTGCAAATCCTGCTGATTCTGTTGGCCGGTTACATCGCCCAGCGTTTTGTTGCCAAATGCCTGACCCGTCTCGGTGAGCGTTACCCGTTTCCACCGCAATTGCTGATGCCGCTTCGCGGTGGCTTGCGTTGGCTGATCATGGGCAGTGCGCTGATTTTCGTATTGGAGCGCCTTGGGGTTTCGGCCACGGTGCTCTGGACGGCATTGTCCGGTTTTGTTGCGGTGGCGGCAGTGGCGTTCTTCGCCATGTGGAGCGTGCTCTCCAATTTGCTCTGCGCCATCCTGATTTTCACCGTCGGACCGTTTCGCTTGGGTGATGTGGTCGAGTTGGTGGACACCACCGACAAGCCCGGCGTCAAAGGCCGGGTGATCGCGATCAATTTGCTGTACACCACGTTGATCGAGGCCGAAGAGCTGGGTACGGGCAGCGCCATGGTGCAAGTGCCCAACAGCCTGTTCTTCCAGCGCTCGGTACGGCGTTGGCGCGGGACCGATGTGTTTCCTTCGAGCGGGTTTGAGAAATAA
- the elbB gene encoding isoprenoid biosynthesis glyoxalase ElbB, with protein sequence MSKKVAVILSGCGVYDGAEVYESVITLLRLDQRGAQVQCFAPNIAQLHVINHLTGEEMPESRNVLVESARIARGEVKDIREADAEEFDALIVPGGFGSAKNLSNFAVEGTGCTVQPDVLALTEAFAEAGKPVGLICISPALAAKIYGPGVTCTIGNDAETSAALNKMGATHKECAVSDIVEDKARKLVTTPAYMLAQSISEAASGINKLVDRVLELTHENDE encoded by the coding sequence ATGAGCAAAAAAGTTGCAGTGATCCTTTCCGGCTGTGGCGTGTACGACGGCGCCGAGGTCTACGAAAGCGTGATTACCTTGTTGCGTCTGGACCAGCGTGGCGCTCAGGTGCAGTGTTTCGCGCCGAATATCGCGCAATTGCATGTGATCAATCACCTGACCGGTGAAGAAATGCCCGAGTCGCGCAATGTGCTGGTGGAGTCGGCGCGTATTGCCCGTGGCGAGGTCAAGGACATCCGCGAAGCAGACGCCGAGGAGTTCGACGCGCTGATCGTTCCCGGTGGTTTCGGATCCGCCAAAAACCTTTCCAATTTCGCCGTCGAAGGCACTGGCTGCACCGTGCAACCGGACGTGCTGGCATTGACGGAAGCCTTTGCCGAGGCCGGCAAACCAGTCGGGCTGATCTGCATCTCGCCAGCCCTGGCGGCAAAGATCTACGGACCGGGCGTGACCTGCACCATCGGCAACGATGCAGAGACCTCAGCTGCCTTGAACAAGATGGGCGCCACCCACAAGGAATGCGCGGTCAGTGACATTGTCGAAGACAAGGCACGCAAACTGGTGACGACCCCTGCCTACATGCTGGCGCAATCCATCAGCGAAGCGGCGTCCGGCATCAACAAACTGGTCGACCGCGTGCTTGAACTGACTCACGAAAACGACGAATAA
- the rsd gene encoding sigma D regulator, with protein MLESCQNAQERWGGVHLLIDRWLQERHELVRAYDALGAKPEALGENRKPLLEFCGVLVDYVSAGHFEIYEQLTGEAKAFNDKRGLELAETIYPRIDVITEKLLAFNDLCDAGKCVAEKFKELGGLLHERFELEDCLIEVLHTAHKEEDSVQA; from the coding sequence ATGCTCGAAAGTTGTCAGAATGCTCAGGAACGTTGGGGTGGAGTACATCTGCTGATCGATCGCTGGTTGCAGGAACGTCACGAACTGGTTCGGGCCTATGATGCTCTCGGCGCCAAGCCCGAGGCGCTGGGTGAAAACCGCAAGCCCTTGCTGGAGTTCTGCGGCGTGCTGGTCGACTACGTGTCTGCCGGGCATTTCGAGATCTACGAACAGCTCACCGGGGAAGCCAAGGCTTTCAATGACAAGCGTGGTCTGGAATTGGCAGAAACCATCTACCCACGCATTGATGTCATCACCGAGAAACTGCTCGCGTTCAATGACCTGTGCGATGCCGGCAAATGTGTAGCAGAGAAGTTCAAGGAGTTGGGCGGGCTGTTGCATGAACGCTTCGAACTCGAAGACTGCCTGATCGAAGTGCTGCACACAGCTCACAAGGAAGAAGATTCGGTTCAGGCCTGA
- a CDS encoding TIGR02444 family protein has translation MSSDLWSFSLSTYAHPGVEKACLQLQSGGVNVCLLLCAAWLGQRGTACNEQRLKQLRDVTEPWDVDVVQPLRALRTQWKALATQDAELNALREQVKTLELEAERNLLLRLERSAEGWPQEDATDLTVWLEGVAAGAVHLDRDALHQLRVAVSGT, from the coding sequence ATGTCCTCTGACCTGTGGAGCTTTTCCCTGAGTACTTATGCCCATCCGGGCGTTGAAAAGGCGTGTCTGCAATTGCAGTCGGGCGGCGTCAATGTGTGCCTGCTGCTGTGCGCAGCATGGTTGGGTCAACGGGGAACGGCCTGTAATGAACAACGCTTGAAGCAACTTCGCGACGTGACTGAGCCGTGGGACGTCGATGTCGTGCAGCCGTTGCGCGCATTGCGCACGCAATGGAAAGCCCTCGCCACGCAGGATGCCGAACTGAATGCGCTGCGCGAACAGGTGAAGACACTGGAACTGGAAGCCGAGCGGAATCTGTTGTTACGACTGGAGCGATCGGCGGAAGGTTGGCCGCAAGAGGACGCGACCGATCTTACGGTCTGGCTGGAAGGCGTAGCGGCGGGCGCCGTTCACCTGGACCGCGACGCGCTGCATCAGCTGCGCGTCGCGGTATCCGGCACTTAG
- a CDS encoding FKBP-type peptidyl-prolyl cis-trans isomerase, translating into MSRYFFLSLCVVFSAANAAERTPENDAHDLAYSLGASLGERLRQEVPDLPLQALVEGLQQAYQGKPLALKDEQIEQILNEHEARSAMQSPAPQSELALENEQRFLAAEKAKPGVRELADGILLTELVPGNGAKAGPNGKVQVLYIGRLPDGTVFDQNSQPQWFSLDSVISGWRTALQQMPVGAKWKLVIPSAQAYGADGAGDLIAPFTPLVFEVELRGATS; encoded by the coding sequence ATGTCGCGCTACTTTTTTTTATCGCTGTGCGTGGTTTTTTCCGCGGCTAACGCTGCTGAAAGAACGCCGGAAAATGACGCTCACGATCTCGCTTACAGCCTGGGTGCAAGCCTCGGCGAACGCTTGCGCCAAGAGGTTCCCGACCTGCCACTTCAAGCGCTGGTCGAAGGCTTGCAGCAAGCTTATCAAGGCAAGCCTCTGGCGTTGAAGGACGAGCAGATCGAACAGATCCTGAACGAGCACGAAGCCCGGAGTGCGATGCAATCGCCCGCGCCGCAAAGCGAACTGGCGCTGGAAAACGAACAACGTTTTCTCGCCGCCGAAAAAGCCAAACCCGGTGTTCGTGAACTGGCGGACGGAATACTGCTGACAGAATTAGTGCCTGGTAACGGCGCCAAGGCAGGACCGAATGGCAAGGTGCAAGTGCTGTACATCGGACGTCTTCCTGACGGTACCGTGTTCGACCAGAACAGCCAGCCGCAATGGTTCAGTCTCGATAGCGTGATCAGCGGCTGGCGTACCGCATTGCAGCAGATGCCGGTCGGCGCAAAATGGAAACTGGTGATTCCATCGGCACAAGCCTATGGCGCCGACGGTGCGGGCGACTTGATCGCGCCGTTCACACCCCTGGTCTTTGAAGTCGAATTGCGCGGAGCTACTAGCTGA
- a CDS encoding YaiI/YqxD family protein, giving the protein MRVWIDADACPRAAKDLVVKFALKRRFEVVLVAGQPQIKPGLALVKLIVVPSGPDAADDYLVEHAVPSELVICSDVPLADRLVKKGVAALDPRGKEFDAQNMGDRLAVRNLFTDLREQGQMSGGPAPFGEREKQAFANALDRILTRLTRNA; this is encoded by the coding sequence ATGCGTGTCTGGATCGATGCCGACGCCTGTCCACGGGCGGCCAAGGATCTGGTGGTGAAATTTGCCCTCAAGCGACGGTTTGAAGTGGTGCTGGTGGCCGGGCAACCGCAGATCAAACCTGGTCTGGCGCTGGTGAAGCTGATCGTGGTGCCGAGCGGCCCGGATGCGGCCGACGACTATTTGGTGGAGCATGCGGTCCCCAGTGAGTTGGTGATCTGCAGCGATGTGCCGCTGGCCGACCGCCTGGTGAAGAAGGGCGTGGCGGCGCTGGACCCACGGGGCAAGGAATTCGATGCGCAGAACATGGGCGATCGCCTGGCCGTGCGCAACCTGTTCACTGACCTGCGTGAGCAGGGCCAGATGAGCGGCGGACCGGCGCCGTTTGGCGAGCGGGAGAAGCAAGCGTTTGCCAATGCGCTGGATCGGATTCTGACGCGGCTGACGCGCAACGCCTGA
- a CDS encoding FTR1 family protein, with protein MIAPSRFLAWLIAPVFALCSFNLLADTVEGAPQALHLLDYIGADYPEAVQAGKVVNESEYREQLEFAQALQGLVAAMPAKPEKPALEQGISQLREALTARQDGADVARQARQLGAKLAVAYEVSQAPIITPDPTRGAPLYAQHCSVCHGDMGAGDGPAGVGLTPPPANLRDNARLDHLSLYAIYNTVGLGVEGTDMPAFGDQLDDRQRWDLATYIASFSADPATASGDKTYNIADLARQTPAEVQATDGPQAAAIFRAQRAQPPQVKRGPAQLLDYTAATLDKSIAAYRSGDHDQAYDLSVAAYLEGFELVESSLDNVDANVRKDTEKSLMAYRQSLQDGLSLEQVEQRLNDAKAKLKTSAELLGSDGLSWSLSYISGLLILLREGLEAILVLAAILAFLRNTGQQSAVRSVNVGWGLALLAGLATWALAAYVIDVSGSQRELLEGATALFASVMVLWLGVWMHDRRHAAAWQDYIKSSLVGGGGRFGFAILAFFSVYRELFEVILFYETLWLQAGPAGHDAVLAGGATALVLLVGLAWVILRGSAKLPLALFFSINAGLLCALSVVFAGHGVKALQEAGIFGTRPVPFFEFDWLGIHADAYSLSAQAVALFAIIVLYSRSRMAEKRRVTA; from the coding sequence ATGATTGCCCCGTCCCGTTTCCTGGCCTGGCTGATAGCGCCGGTGTTTGCCCTGTGCAGTTTTAATCTGCTGGCCGACACGGTGGAAGGCGCACCGCAAGCGCTGCACTTGCTCGATTACATCGGTGCGGACTACCCGGAAGCGGTGCAGGCAGGCAAGGTCGTCAACGAATCCGAATACCGCGAGCAGCTGGAATTCGCTCAGGCGTTGCAAGGCCTGGTGGCTGCCATGCCGGCCAAACCGGAAAAGCCAGCGCTTGAGCAGGGCATCAGCCAGCTGCGCGAGGCGCTTACCGCGCGTCAGGACGGCGCGGACGTCGCCCGGCAGGCGCGGCAACTCGGCGCGAAACTGGCCGTTGCCTATGAAGTCAGCCAGGCGCCGATCATTACCCCGGATCCGACTCGAGGTGCGCCGCTGTACGCCCAGCATTGCTCGGTATGCCATGGCGACATGGGCGCTGGCGATGGCCCGGCGGGTGTCGGTCTGACACCACCGCCGGCCAATCTGCGTGACAACGCACGGCTGGATCACCTGAGCCTTTACGCGATTTACAACACCGTAGGCCTTGGCGTCGAAGGCACCGATATGCCAGCTTTCGGCGATCAACTGGATGATCGTCAGCGTTGGGACCTGGCGACCTACATCGCGAGCTTCAGCGCCGATCCAGCGACCGCCAGCGGTGACAAGACCTACAACATTGCTGACCTGGCCCGTCAGACCCCAGCAGAAGTGCAGGCTACCGACGGACCGCAAGCGGCGGCCATTTTCCGCGCACAACGGGCGCAGCCGCCGCAGGTCAAGCGTGGTCCGGCGCAGTTGCTCGATTACACCGCTGCCACCCTCGATAAGAGCATCGCGGCCTACCGTTCCGGTGATCACGATCAGGCCTATGACTTGTCGGTAGCGGCGTATCTGGAAGGTTTCGAACTGGTCGAAAGCTCTCTGGACAACGTCGACGCCAACGTGCGTAAAGACACGGAAAAATCGCTGATGGCTTATCGTCAGTCGTTGCAGGACGGATTGTCGCTGGAGCAGGTCGAGCAGCGACTCAACGACGCCAAGGCCAAGTTGAAAACGTCCGCCGAGTTATTGGGCAGCGACGGCTTGAGCTGGTCCCTGAGCTACATCTCCGGCTTGCTGATCTTGCTGCGTGAAGGACTGGAAGCGATTCTGGTGCTGGCGGCGATTCTCGCGTTCCTGCGCAATACCGGCCAGCAATCGGCGGTGCGCAGCGTCAACGTCGGTTGGGGCCTGGCGCTGTTGGCCGGTCTGGCGACCTGGGCGCTGGCGGCCTATGTGATTGATGTCAGCGGCTCGCAGCGCGAATTGCTGGAAGGCGCGACGGCGTTGTTCGCCAGCGTCATGGTGTTGTGGCTGGGCGTCTGGATGCACGACCGGCGTCACGCCGCGGCCTGGCAGGATTACATCAAGAGCAGCCTGGTGGGCGGTGGCGGGCGCTTTGGCTTTGCGATCCTGGCGTTTTTCTCGGTGTATCGCGAGCTGTTCGAAGTGATCCTGTTCTACGAGACCTTGTGGTTGCAGGCCGGTCCTGCTGGCCATGATGCGGTGCTGGCCGGGGGGGCGACGGCGCTGGTGTTGTTGGTCGGTCTGGCCTGGGTGATCCTGCGCGGCTCGGCGAAACTGCCGCTGGCGCTATTTTTCAGCATCAACGCTGGTTTGCTGTGTGCGCTGTCGGTGGTGTTCGCCGGGCATGGCGTGAAGGCGCTGCAAGAAGCCGGGATCTTCGGCACGCGGCCGGTGCCGTTCTTTGAGTTCGACTGGTTGGGGATTCATGCGGATGCGTATTCGTTGAGTGCCCAGGCTGTGGCGTTGTTTGCGATCATCGTGCTGTACAGTCGTAGTCGCATGGCGGAGAAACGGCGTGTGACGGCTTAA
- a CDS encoding disulfide bond formation protein B yields the protein MSLGCSRSLFFTVFIAGALVLGVSYYLEYAVGLKPCGLCLVQRVCLALLTGICLVASVHGPGRFGSFLYWLLGLSSSLAGTATAWRQVLLQNDPVHQLASCAPNLGDLFASAPWMCVVQQMFKGTIDCAQISWTLFDLSIPEWSLLFFVAMVILSVYQLLRLVWISFQRPLSGESSHRALVRD from the coding sequence ATGTCTTTGGGCTGTTCACGATCCTTGTTCTTCACGGTTTTCATTGCAGGCGCACTGGTCTTGGGCGTGTCCTATTACCTGGAATATGCAGTTGGCCTCAAGCCGTGCGGCTTGTGCCTGGTGCAACGGGTTTGCCTGGCGCTGCTGACAGGTATTTGCCTGGTGGCGTCAGTGCATGGTCCCGGCCGCTTTGGCTCTTTTTTGTATTGGTTGCTGGGTTTATCCAGCAGCCTGGCCGGTACTGCCACGGCGTGGCGACAAGTGCTGCTGCAAAACGATCCAGTGCATCAGCTGGCATCATGCGCGCCCAATCTGGGGGATCTGTTCGCAAGTGCCCCATGGATGTGTGTTGTGCAGCAGATGTTCAAAGGCACCATCGATTGCGCGCAGATCTCCTGGACGCTGTTTGATCTGAGCATCCCGGAATGGAGTCTGCTGTTCTTCGTCGCGATGGTGATTCTGAGTGTTTATCAACTGTTGCGGCTTGTCTGGATCAGCTTTCAGCGACCGCTCAGCGGCGAGTCGTCGCACCGGGCCCTGGTGCGTGATTAA
- the abc-f gene encoding ribosomal protection-like ABC-F family protein, translating into MIRLQNLTLQRGPQRLLEDAELTLHAGQKAGLIGANGAGKSSLFALLRGELHPDSGDCFLPADWRIAHMRQEVDTLERLAVDYVLDGDLRLRQVQRELAAAEAAHDGAAQARLHSELDSADGYTADARARKLLAGLGFTNEQMDRQVGDFSGGWRMRLNLAQALMCPSDLLLLDEPTNHLDLDAIIWLEEWLKSYPGTLMLISHDRDFLDAVVDHVAHVDQRKITLYRGGYSAFERARAERLAQQQQAYEKQQAQRAHMESYIARFKAQATKARQAQSRIKALERMEELTAAHVDSPFDFVFRESQKISSPLIDLSDARLGYGERTVLEKVKLQLTPGARIGLLGPNGAGKSTLIKNLAGELEPLAGRLTRGENTVVGYFAQHQLDSLDSKASPLLHLQRLAPTEREQTLRDFLGGFDFRGARIDEPVLNFSGGEKARLALALIAWDRPNLLLLDEPTNHLDLEMRLALTMALQEFSGAVLVVSHDRHLLKSTTDNFYLVADGKVEEFDGDLDDYTRWLVEYRQRNAPVSNTPVNPDKTDKKAQRQAAAALRQQLAPHKREADKLEAELGKLHEKLAKIDASLGDSDIYEPARKNELRDLLAEQARLKVREAELEEAWMEALELLESMQAELEALS; encoded by the coding sequence ATGATTCGACTTCAGAACCTGACTTTACAGCGTGGCCCGCAACGTCTGCTAGAAGACGCCGAGTTGACGCTGCACGCCGGCCAGAAAGCCGGCCTTATCGGTGCCAACGGCGCCGGCAAATCGAGCCTCTTCGCCTTGCTTCGGGGCGAACTGCACCCGGACTCGGGTGATTGCTTCCTGCCGGCCGACTGGCGTATCGCCCACATGCGCCAGGAGGTCGACACGCTCGAACGCCTGGCGGTCGACTACGTGCTTGATGGCGACCTGCGCCTGCGTCAAGTGCAACGCGAGCTGGCAGCGGCCGAAGCGGCCCATGACGGTGCCGCACAGGCACGTCTGCACTCGGAACTCGACAGCGCCGACGGCTACACCGCCGACGCCCGCGCCCGCAAGTTGCTGGCCGGTCTTGGGTTCACCAACGAGCAGATGGATCGTCAGGTCGGGGATTTCTCCGGCGGCTGGCGGATGCGTCTGAACCTGGCGCAAGCCTTGATGTGTCCATCGGACCTTCTGCTGCTCGACGAACCGACCAACCACTTGGACCTCGACGCCATCATCTGGCTGGAAGAGTGGCTCAAAAGCTACCCCGGCACCTTGATGCTGATTTCCCACGACCGGGATTTCCTCGATGCCGTGGTCGATCACGTGGCCCACGTCGATCAGCGCAAAATCACCCTGTATCGCGGTGGCTACAGCGCTTTCGAACGTGCCCGCGCCGAACGTCTGGCCCAGCAACAGCAGGCCTACGAGAAGCAGCAGGCGCAACGTGCGCACATGGAAAGTTACATTGCCCGTTTCAAAGCCCAGGCGACCAAGGCTCGTCAGGCGCAAAGCCGGATCAAGGCCCTGGAACGGATGGAAGAGCTGACCGCGGCTCACGTCGATTCGCCGTTCGATTTCGTCTTCCGCGAATCGCAGAAGATCTCCAGTCCGCTGATCGACCTGTCCGACGCGCGCCTGGGTTACGGCGAGCGAACCGTGCTGGAGAAGGTCAAGCTGCAACTGACCCCTGGCGCGCGGATCGGTCTGCTCGGTCCAAACGGTGCGGGTAAGTCGACCCTGATCAAAAACCTCGCCGGTGAGCTTGAGCCGCTGGCAGGCCGATTGACCCGTGGCGAGAACACCGTGGTCGGCTACTTCGCCCAGCATCAGCTGGATTCCCTCGACTCGAAGGCCAGCCCGTTGCTGCACTTGCAGCGTCTGGCGCCAACCGAGCGTGAACAAACCCTGCGCGACTTCCTCGGCGGTTTCGACTTCCGTGGTGCGCGGATCGACGAGCCGGTGCTGAACTTCTCCGGTGGTGAAAAGGCGCGTCTGGCGTTGGCGTTGATCGCCTGGGACCGGCCGAACCTGCTGCTGCTCGACGAACCAACCAACCACCTGGACCTGGAAATGCGCCTGGCACTGACCATGGCCCTGCAGGAATTCAGTGGCGCGGTACTGGTGGTCTCCCACGATCGCCATTTGCTCAAGAGCACCACCGACAATTTCTACCTGGTGGCGGACGGCAAGGTCGAAGAGTTCGACGGCGATCTCGACGATTACACCCGTTGGCTTGTGGAGTACCGCCAGCGCAATGCGCCGGTCAGCAACACGCCGGTCAACCCGGACAAAACCGACAAGAAAGCCCAGCGTCAGGCCGCGGCAGCACTGCGTCAGCAACTGGCGCCGCACAAGCGCGAGGCTGACAAGCTCGAAGCCGAACTGGGCAAGCTCCACGAGAAACTGGCGAAGATCGATGCCAGCCTCGGCGACAGCGATATCTACGAACCGGCGCGCAAGAACGAATTGCGTGATCTGCTGGCCGAACAAGCCAGGCTGAAGGTGCGTGAGGCGGAGCTGGAAGAAGCCTGGATGGAAGCTCTGGAACTGCTGGAGAGCATGCAGGCGGAGCTGGAGGCGCTGTCCTGA
- a CDS encoding AlgP family protein, with product MSATKKPVNTPLHLLQQLSGSLLEHLETACSEALADAEKLLAKLEKQRGKAQEKLHKSRTKLQDAAAAGKAKAQAKAKDGVKDLEDLLDALKERQSDTRGYILQLKRDAQESLKLAQGIGRVQEAVGKALSLRSAKPAATPAKKAAAKPAAAKAPAKPAAKPAAKAPVKAAAKPATKPVARKPVAASAAKPAARTAAAKPAAKPAAAKTAAAKPAARTAAAKSAVAKTAAAKPAAKPTTRTAAAKPAAKPAAKPSAAKTAAKPAAKSAAKPVAKAVAKPAAKPAAKTAVAKPAVAAKPAAAKTAAAKPATAAKPAAAKPAAKPAAAKPAAKPAAKPAVKKPAAAAKPTPAPAAKPATPAPSASAAPAPTATTSTATTAPTPVAPSSTSTSPTSAS from the coding sequence ATGTCGGCCACCAAGAAGCCTGTAAATACCCCGTTGCACTTACTTCAACAACTCTCGGGCAGCTTGCTCGAGCATCTGGAAACCGCTTGTTCCGAAGCCTTGGCTGATGCTGAAAAACTGCTCGCCAAACTGGAAAAGCAGCGCGGAAAAGCGCAGGAAAAATTGCACAAATCCCGCACAAAATTGCAGGACGCTGCAGCGGCCGGCAAGGCCAAGGCACAAGCCAAAGCCAAGGACGGAGTGAAGGATCTGGAAGACCTGCTTGATGCCCTTAAGGAGCGTCAGTCGGACACTCGCGGCTACATTCTGCAACTCAAGCGCGATGCTCAAGAAAGCCTGAAACTGGCCCAGGGCATCGGTCGTGTACAAGAGGCTGTCGGCAAGGCGTTGTCCCTGCGTTCGGCCAAGCCTGCTGCGACCCCTGCGAAGAAGGCCGCTGCCAAACCGGCTGCTGCAAAAGCACCGGCCAAGCCTGCCGCCAAACCTGCCGCCAAGGCACCGGTGAAAGCCGCAGCCAAACCTGCTACAAAACCTGTGGCGAGAAAACCAGTCGCGGCCAGCGCTGCCAAACCGGCTGCCAGAACTGCAGCAGCCAAACCCGCTGCCAAGCCAGCCGCTGCCAAAACAGCAGCCGCCAAACCGGCCGCGAGAACTGCTGCTGCGAAATCCGCCGTGGCGAAAACCGCAGCTGCCAAACCAGCCGCAAAACCAACGACCAGAACTGCCGCAGCTAAACCTGCTGCCAAGCCGGCCGCCAAACCTTCCGCTGCTAAAACGGCTGCCAAGCCAGCTGCAAAATCAGCCGCTAAACCAGTGGCAAAAGCTGTAGCCAAACCAGCCGCAAAACCGGCTGCTAAAACTGCTGTTGCCAAGCCAGCCGTTGCTGCGAAACCTGCTGCTGCCAAGACAGCTGCCGCCAAACCAGCCACCGCCGCCAAACCTGCCGCAGCGAAACCAGCAGCCAAACCTGCCGCTGCGAAACCTGCCGCGAAACCTGCTGCCAAACCGGCCGTGAAAAAACCAGCCGCTGCTGCCAAGCCGACTCCGGCACCTGCTGCCAAGCCCGCCACGCCAGCGCCATCTGCATCGGCTGCTCCTGCGCCGACAGCAACAACCTCGACAGCTACCACTGCGCCAACGCCAGTTGCGCCGTCGAGCACCAGCACCTCCCCAACCAGCGCTTCCTAA